The Novipirellula caenicola genome contains a region encoding:
- a CDS encoding multiheme c-type cytochrome — protein MKNQVTKPALRDPSGFSTDDPGAIPHRDGNANGIAANPPTRSLGIGSRLLAGGLGIAAIMAVMASSIDAQAPSETPPVKIELIPTPAGTPDTKAADPKSSPTADEPNAPSTSPAKSNPGGEVPENSLGPEDYRKWPTPDLTLVLSGNQHGYIEPCGCTGLANQKGGVARRYSFLEQLKEKGWTLAPIDAGNQVRRFGIQAEIKLQRTAEALRSMNYQSVGFGPEDVRLGVGELLSVANPPSDAVDDILYVSANVVLLDEPSFTAQHKVFERGGMKVGVTTILDPASLESELSADITVNPPVPALQAALAAINQQSPDFRVLTFYGEEAAAEQLVRDVQGFDLVVVSGGYGEPTYQAQTIEGTKTRMLVTGNKGMYVGLVGLYRNAPMKYCRVPLTDEFEDAPEMRKLMAEYQNQLRDLGLEGLGLKPIPHSTRRTFVGSEKCGECHTTAYGIWENTPHAEATESLVHPGERSDVARHFDPECLSCHVTGWNPQNYYPYVSGYLSLQESSHLTGNGCENCHGPGAEHAAAEAEGASVSTEQRDLLRDAMKLPLAKAKEKCMECHDLDNSPDFHIDDAFEDEYWPQVEHEGKD, from the coding sequence ATGAAGAATCAAGTTACCAAACCTGCTTTACGCGATCCGTCCGGTTTTTCGACCGATGATCCTGGGGCGATTCCGCACCGCGATGGCAACGCCAATGGCATTGCCGCCAACCCGCCCACGCGAAGCTTGGGGATCGGTTCCCGTCTGCTTGCTGGTGGATTGGGGATCGCCGCAATCATGGCGGTCATGGCGAGCTCGATCGATGCTCAAGCCCCCAGCGAAACGCCCCCCGTCAAAATCGAGCTCATTCCGACGCCTGCCGGAACCCCCGATACCAAAGCCGCCGATCCCAAGAGCTCGCCGACCGCCGACGAGCCTAACGCGCCCTCCACGTCGCCGGCAAAATCCAATCCGGGTGGCGAGGTTCCCGAAAATTCGCTCGGCCCCGAAGACTATCGCAAATGGCCGACTCCGGATTTGACGCTGGTCCTCTCTGGCAACCAACACGGGTATATCGAACCGTGTGGATGTACCGGATTGGCAAACCAAAAAGGAGGCGTCGCGCGACGCTACTCGTTCTTGGAACAGCTAAAAGAAAAGGGCTGGACGTTAGCTCCGATCGACGCTGGTAACCAAGTGCGACGCTTTGGAATTCAAGCCGAAATCAAATTGCAGCGGACCGCCGAAGCGCTTCGCTCGATGAACTACCAATCGGTCGGCTTTGGCCCCGAGGATGTCCGACTTGGCGTCGGCGAGTTGCTTTCGGTTGCCAATCCCCCCAGCGATGCGGTCGATGACATCTTGTACGTCTCGGCAAACGTGGTGCTATTGGATGAGCCCTCGTTTACCGCTCAGCACAAGGTGTTTGAACGAGGCGGGATGAAGGTAGGAGTCACCACGATCCTGGATCCCGCATCGCTTGAAAGCGAACTTTCGGCAGACATCACTGTGAATCCGCCGGTACCGGCGTTGCAAGCCGCGTTAGCTGCGATCAATCAGCAATCACCCGACTTTCGCGTGTTGACGTTCTATGGTGAGGAAGCGGCAGCCGAACAATTGGTGCGCGACGTTCAAGGGTTTGATCTTGTTGTGGTCTCGGGCGGCTATGGCGAACCGACCTATCAAGCTCAAACGATCGAAGGCACGAAAACACGCATGTTGGTCACGGGCAACAAAGGCATGTACGTCGGGCTAGTGGGTTTGTACCGCAACGCACCGATGAAGTATTGCCGCGTTCCGCTAACGGACGAGTTCGAGGACGCCCCCGAAATGCGGAAGCTGATGGCAGAGTACCAAAACCAACTTCGCGACCTTGGGCTCGAAGGCCTGGGGCTGAAACCGATCCCCCATTCGACTCGCCGCACCTTTGTCGGAAGCGAAAAGTGTGGTGAATGTCATACCACCGCTTACGGGATCTGGGAAAACACGCCGCACGCCGAGGCGACCGAGTCGCTTGTCCATCCGGGTGAACGCAGCGACGTGGCGCGTCATTTCGACCCTGAATGTCTGAGTTGTCACGTCACGGGTTGGAATCCTCAGAACTACTATCCCTATGTGTCGGGCTACCTATCGCTGCAAGAATCGTCGCATTTGACCGGCAATGGTTGTGAGAACTGCCACGGCCCGGGTGCCGAACACGCTGCTGCCGAGGCCGAAGGCGCGTCGGTCAGCACCGAGCAGCGTGATTTGCTGCGAGATGCGATGAAATTGCCGCTCGCCAAGGCCAAAGAGAAGTGCATGGAGTGCCATGACTTGGATAACAGCCCTGATTTTCATATCGACGACGCGTTCGAGGACGAGTACTGGCCGCAAGTCGAACACGAAGGCAAAGACTAA
- the mutY gene encoding A/G-specific adenine glycosylase → MTSKSKSKPKPTSKPKSPRPTPEPPPHDPIWQQSAWRSRIRQRLLDWFASNHRVLPWRLDPKPYHVWVSEIMLQQTQVATVIPYYERFLKQFPTVAALAAADESTLLSHWEGLGYYRRARSMHAAAKQICEQHNAVFPNTFDDVINLPGIGRYTAGAILSISQGQAYPVLEGNTQRVYSRWVAMQGALSEKPTLDLLWQIATSMLPKQNGATDTAVAARGPGIFNQAAMELGALVCTPRAPKCDQCPVRSGCRARKLGIQETIPGKVKKIEYEDRTEFAFVIANRDHSQFLVRPIPAGERWAGLWDFPRLTTGETENESIAATQLHDTLSTPISVGDPLMTMKHAVTKYRIQLNVYRATVGTGASRAWKPPAPWKFASLSELDELPMSMTGRKIVKELSKSR, encoded by the coding sequence GTGACATCCAAATCAAAATCAAAGCCAAAGCCAACCTCCAAGCCGAAGTCACCACGTCCCACCCCCGAACCGCCACCCCATGATCCGATCTGGCAACAATCGGCGTGGCGGAGCCGCATCCGTCAGCGATTGCTCGATTGGTTTGCGTCGAATCACCGGGTGCTTCCCTGGCGGTTGGATCCGAAGCCGTATCACGTGTGGGTCAGCGAAATCATGTTGCAACAAACTCAAGTTGCAACCGTCATCCCCTATTACGAGCGTTTCCTAAAACAGTTTCCTACGGTCGCAGCGCTTGCTGCCGCGGACGAATCGACACTGCTTTCTCATTGGGAAGGCCTCGGGTATTACCGCCGCGCTCGATCGATGCACGCGGCGGCCAAGCAGATTTGCGAACAACACAACGCCGTCTTTCCCAACACGTTTGACGACGTGATCAATTTGCCAGGCATCGGCCGCTATACCGCAGGCGCGATCTTATCGATTTCCCAAGGCCAAGCCTATCCGGTGCTCGAGGGTAACACACAGCGGGTCTACAGCCGCTGGGTTGCAATGCAGGGAGCGCTGTCTGAGAAACCGACGCTCGACCTGCTTTGGCAAATTGCCACCTCGATGCTGCCCAAACAAAACGGAGCCACAGATACCGCAGTAGCCGCTCGCGGTCCCGGCATCTTTAACCAAGCGGCAATGGAACTTGGCGCCCTGGTATGCACCCCGCGGGCTCCCAAATGTGATCAGTGCCCGGTGCGATCAGGATGTCGCGCACGAAAGCTGGGCATTCAAGAAACGATTCCCGGCAAAGTCAAAAAAATCGAGTACGAAGACCGTACCGAGTTCGCGTTTGTGATCGCCAACCGAGATCACTCGCAATTCCTCGTCCGTCCCATTCCGGCGGGCGAGCGGTGGGCGGGACTTTGGGATTTCCCTCGTTTGACCACCGGTGAAACAGAAAACGAATCCATCGCCGCAACGCAGCTGCACGACACGCTTTCAACCCCGATCTCGGTCGGTGATCCGTTGATGACGATGAAACATGCCGTGACCAAGTACCGCATTCAGTTGAACGTCTATCGTGCAACCGTTGGCACCGGAGCGTCGCGAGCATGGAAGCCACCTGCGCCGTGGAAGTTTGCATCGCTTTCCGAGCTGGACGAACTGCCGATGAGCATGACAGGCCGAAAGATCGTCAAAGAACTGAGCAAAAGTCGCTGA
- the bcp gene encoding thioredoxin-dependent thiol peroxidase, which produces MADWIEPGTKAPAFTLKDDAGNKVKLADLKGKPVVLYFYPRDDTPGCTKEACDFRDQYSELQKLGVALFGISPDDAESHTQFREKYSLPFPLLVDANHAIAEKYGAWREKNMYGKKSMGIQRSTYLIDSEGKVAKVWKRVKVDGHDAKVIDAVKSL; this is translated from the coding sequence ATGGCAGATTGGATTGAACCCGGCACCAAGGCGCCAGCGTTTACCCTCAAAGACGACGCTGGCAACAAGGTGAAATTGGCCGATTTGAAGGGCAAACCGGTGGTGCTTTACTTCTACCCCCGCGATGACACGCCGGGTTGTACGAAAGAGGCGTGTGATTTCCGCGATCAATACAGCGAACTGCAGAAATTGGGGGTCGCGCTGTTTGGTATCAGCCCGGATGACGCGGAGAGCCACACGCAATTTCGCGAAAAGTATTCGTTGCCGTTTCCGTTGCTGGTCGATGCCAACCACGCGATCGCTGAAAAGTACGGTGCGTGGCGCGAAAAGAACATGTACGGAAAAAAATCGATGGGGATCCAGCGATCGACCTATCTGATTGACTCCGAAGGCAAAGTCGCGAAGGTTTGGAAACGCGTCAAGGTCGACGGTCACGACGCTAAGGTGATCGACGCCGTCAAATCACTCTAG
- a CDS encoding PDZ domain-containing protein gives MNQIALRSLILLVLSWSWALSSPGQTEPATDPIANETASPPDTATSASPESKPLSYWVEQLSSDQFHRRKLATQKLIDAGARSVTLLVEAMKEGDLETVDRAMHALSAIALKQPPNEEDGALGELRTLSIHAAGSQAALAKAAVEEIHEVRATQAQEALGRAGVIIGVDQFLVRAISTPQMVVQIDENWSGDIDSLKWLRWVREIEFARVKGPAVRRDVLEQLVTMPDLNTIAVVEGQVDAKTLRPLQEMKHVSSMEFRYVPLTEDLGDEIAKIPMRISLNLMGTGISKEKVEEMRQQLPGLTIDHRQGGFLGVSCINGFDVCRINEVIPGSAAETSGLQRGDEIVQIDKTEIGKFEDLQNAINQKVPGDEVEVKFRRGDALESVKLKLGKLNQR, from the coding sequence ATGAACCAAATTGCATTGAGATCGCTGATTTTGCTCGTTTTGTCGTGGTCGTGGGCCCTTTCCTCGCCTGGCCAAACCGAACCTGCCACCGATCCAATCGCAAACGAGACAGCCTCACCCCCCGACACCGCGACCTCGGCGTCACCCGAATCAAAACCGCTTTCCTATTGGGTCGAGCAGCTCAGTAGTGATCAATTTCATCGCCGGAAACTCGCTACCCAAAAACTGATCGATGCAGGCGCTCGTTCGGTAACGCTGTTGGTCGAAGCGATGAAGGAAGGCGATCTGGAAACCGTCGATCGAGCCATGCACGCGCTTAGTGCGATCGCACTGAAGCAACCTCCGAACGAAGAGGACGGGGCGTTGGGCGAACTGCGAACGCTAAGCATTCATGCCGCCGGTAGCCAAGCGGCCTTGGCCAAAGCCGCGGTCGAAGAGATCCACGAAGTCCGAGCCACCCAGGCGCAAGAAGCACTTGGCCGTGCCGGTGTCATCATTGGCGTCGATCAATTCCTGGTCCGCGCCATTAGCACTCCGCAGATGGTCGTCCAGATCGACGAAAATTGGTCCGGCGATATCGACTCGCTGAAATGGCTGCGATGGGTCCGCGAGATCGAATTCGCACGTGTCAAAGGACCCGCAGTGCGACGCGATGTGCTCGAACAACTTGTCACGATGCCCGACCTAAACACGATCGCGGTGGTCGAAGGCCAAGTCGATGCGAAAACGCTGCGTCCGCTGCAAGAAATGAAACATGTCAGCTCGATGGAGTTTCGCTACGTCCCGCTAACGGAAGACCTCGGTGACGAAATTGCCAAGATCCCCATGCGAATCTCGTTGAACCTGATGGGCACCGGGATCAGCAAAGAAAAGGTCGAAGAGATGCGACAGCAACTTCCCGGTTTGACCATCGATCATCGCCAAGGTGGCTTTCTCGGGGTCAGCTGTATCAACGGATTTGATGTCTGCCGTATCAACGAAGTCATCCCCGGTTCCGCGGCCGAGACATCGGGACTGCAACGTGGTGACGAGATTGTTCAAATCGATAAAACAGAAATTGGAAAATTCGAGGACCTGCAAAACGCCATCAACCAAAAGGTTCCCGGCGACGAAGTGGAAGTGAAATTTCGTCGCGGCGATGCTCTCGAATCGGTCAAGCTAAAACTTGGAAAGTTGAATCAGCGGTGA
- a CDS encoding DUF1573 domain-containing protein, translated as MNRFWVLLAIVAVAGSAAGWGINYAAYGHRDARMGEMVYGGDITGENIDDYYTQVAQTKNPQVDLPNGSTYDFGTMAPGTKGEHTFVIKNTGEGDLKLRLGATTCKCTLGTLDNDVLKPGEQTEVRLEWDVKTDAKTFGQSAQLLTNDPKHYAIDLKIQGRVVGDLEMVPDALTFGDVSADETVTLTAKVYSYMDPPIKDPTFKFSSDALNELSEITIEPFEPSEADGASSSALQGFDISIKINPGMKQGPVSQNAMFGFIQEQSDSDATDEDERKFLVTPITGKIVGSLSMIPNPKLTGSEGGNYIYDFGEVPPEGPFTAKTFVVLKGQDRDNTTLSIESVEPEGIVEATFGEKLVRSSMTLYPLEIKLIPGPKAIQRLGRNQDDYGKIRIVSDNGKSTGKLVVGVKFSMEPK; from the coding sequence ATGAACAGATTTTGGGTGCTGTTAGCCATCGTGGCGGTCGCCGGTTCCGCAGCCGGATGGGGGATTAATTACGCAGCTTACGGTCATCGCGATGCTCGCATGGGCGAAATGGTTTACGGCGGTGATATCACCGGCGAAAACATCGATGATTACTACACCCAAGTCGCACAGACCAAAAATCCGCAAGTCGATTTGCCCAACGGCAGCACGTACGACTTCGGCACCATGGCGCCCGGGACCAAGGGCGAGCACACGTTTGTGATCAAAAACACGGGCGAGGGAGACCTAAAACTCCGCTTGGGGGCAACGACTTGTAAGTGCACCCTGGGCACCTTGGACAACGACGTGCTCAAGCCCGGCGAACAAACCGAAGTTCGCTTGGAATGGGATGTAAAAACCGACGCGAAAACGTTCGGACAATCGGCTCAACTGTTGACCAATGATCCAAAGCACTACGCCATCGATTTGAAAATCCAAGGCCGCGTCGTCGGCGACTTGGAAATGGTTCCCGACGCACTGACCTTTGGCGATGTGTCGGCCGACGAAACGGTGACGCTGACCGCCAAAGTCTACAGCTACATGGATCCACCGATCAAAGATCCGACATTCAAATTTAGCAGCGATGCGCTGAATGAATTGTCCGAAATCACGATTGAACCGTTCGAACCCTCCGAAGCCGATGGAGCAAGCTCGTCGGCGTTGCAGGGATTTGATATCTCGATCAAGATCAACCCCGGCATGAAGCAGGGACCCGTTTCGCAAAACGCAATGTTTGGTTTCATTCAAGAACAATCCGACTCGGATGCAACCGACGAGGACGAGCGAAAGTTTTTAGTCACGCCGATCACAGGCAAGATCGTCGGATCGCTCAGCATGATCCCAAATCCGAAGCTGACTGGTTCCGAAGGCGGCAACTATATCTATGATTTCGGAGAAGTTCCGCCCGAAGGTCCCTTTACAGCGAAAACCTTTGTTGTGCTAAAGGGCCAAGATCGCGACAATACAACTCTCAGCATTGAAAGTGTTGAACCGGAGGGGATCGTCGAGGCAACGTTTGGCGAAAAACTCGTGCGTTCATCGATGACGCTGTATCCGCTGGAGATCAAATTGATTCCAGGTCCGAAGGCGATTCAGCGACTCGGCCGAAACCAGGACGATTACGGTAAGATTCGCATTGTCTCGGATAATGGCAAATCAACCGGGAAACTGGTCGTGGGTGTGAAATTTTCAATGGAACCAAAATAA
- a CDS encoding co-chaperone GroES produces MAKKAASTTFEYVEPIGDRVLVRKDEPKRETRGGIALPDAAEIPTITGRIVTISAVVENDEELPLRQYDKILFHPKNMIPVDLEHDNQLFVIPVEDVVAVFRKEKPESL; encoded by the coding sequence ATGGCGAAGAAGGCCGCGAGTACCACTTTCGAGTACGTTGAACCGATCGGAGACCGTGTTTTAGTTCGCAAAGACGAGCCTAAGCGAGAAACTCGCGGTGGGATCGCATTGCCCGATGCTGCCGAAATCCCCACGATCACCGGCCGCATCGTCACGATCAGCGCCGTGGTGGAAAACGACGAAGAATTGCCGCTCCGCCAATACGACAAAATCCTGTTCCACCCCAAGAACATGATCCCGGTGGACCTCGAACACGACAATCAATTGTTTGTGATTCCAGTCGAAGACGTGGTCGCCGTGTTTCGCAAAGAGAAGCCGGAATCGCTTTAG
- a CDS encoding sigma-54 dependent transcriptional regulator — MMTDPSDSSRVLIVDDERNMCELIHTDLRIRGMQSDWFTSAGEAIQAIHQRDYDVVLTDVRMPGTTGLQLCEQLTQLRPDIPVIVMTAFGTLETAIAAMRSGAYDFITKPIEMDLLSLSIKRAIEHRRLSEQVRLLESSQNQATAFGEVLGQSPAMQSLYEHLHQVANSDAAVLITGESGTGKELVARSIHANSRRANKPFVAVNCAALSETLLESELFGHVKGAFTDARGERRGLFLEADGGTLLLDEMGEMPMSMQVKLLRALEERKVRPVGSDKEMNFDVRVLTATNRDLETAVAEGRFREDLYYRINVIGIELPPLRARGADVLRLAEHFRERFAKSENKPVVGLADGVAEKLLSYSWPGNVRELRNVIERAIALTRYDKITVEDLPEKIRSFKGGTLIFGGFDPAELVSMEEVQRRYINHVMDAVGGNQTQAARILGLDRKTIYRKLKQEGD, encoded by the coding sequence ATGATGACAGACCCCAGTGATTCGTCTCGCGTTTTGATCGTCGATGACGAGCGAAATATGTGCGAATTGATCCATACCGATCTGAGGATTCGGGGGATGCAAAGCGACTGGTTCACTTCGGCGGGCGAAGCGATCCAAGCGATTCACCAGCGTGATTATGACGTCGTGTTGACGGACGTTCGCATGCCTGGCACCACGGGGTTGCAGTTGTGCGAACAATTGACTCAGCTTCGACCGGACATTCCGGTGATCGTGATGACGGCGTTTGGGACGCTCGAAACCGCGATTGCGGCGATGCGAAGCGGCGCGTACGACTTTATCACCAAACCGATCGAGATGGATTTGTTGTCGCTGTCGATCAAACGCGCGATCGAGCATCGACGGTTATCGGAACAAGTCCGCCTGCTCGAGTCATCGCAAAACCAAGCAACGGCGTTTGGCGAAGTGCTTGGACAAAGTCCCGCGATGCAATCGTTGTACGAACATTTGCATCAGGTCGCGAATTCGGATGCTGCCGTATTGATTACCGGCGAAAGCGGGACTGGTAAGGAATTGGTGGCCCGATCGATCCATGCCAATAGCCGACGCGCGAACAAACCGTTTGTGGCGGTCAACTGTGCGGCGCTGAGCGAAACGCTGCTCGAAAGCGAATTGTTCGGACATGTCAAAGGTGCATTCACCGATGCTCGTGGCGAACGACGCGGATTGTTTTTGGAAGCCGACGGCGGAACATTGCTGCTGGACGAAATGGGCGAGATGCCGATGTCGATGCAGGTGAAGTTGCTGCGAGCGCTCGAGGAACGGAAAGTGCGGCCTGTCGGTAGCGACAAAGAAATGAACTTTGACGTGCGGGTGTTGACGGCGACAAACCGCGATTTGGAAACCGCAGTTGCCGAAGGGCGGTTTCGCGAAGATTTGTATTACCGAATCAATGTGATCGGAATCGAGCTGCCGCCGCTGCGTGCACGCGGTGCCGACGTGTTGCGATTGGCCGAGCATTTTCGCGAACGATTTGCCAAGAGCGAAAACAAGCCGGTCGTTGGGTTGGCCGACGGCGTCGCCGAAAAATTGCTGAGCTATTCATGGCCGGGAAATGTTCGTGAGCTGCGTAACGTGATCGAACGAGCGATTGCATTAACACGATACGACAAGATTACCGTCGAGGATTTGCCCGAGAAGATTCGCAGTTTCAAAGGCGGTACTTTGATCTTTGGCGGTTTTGATCCGGCCGAATTGGTGTCGATGGAAGAGGTCCAACGTCGCTATATCAATCACGTGATGGACGCCGTCGGCGGCAACCAGACGCAAGCCGCTCGGATCCTTGGACTGGATCGAAAAACAATCTATCGCAAATTGAAGCAGGAAGGCGACTGA
- a CDS encoding HAMP domain-containing sensor histidine kinase → MKLAAKLILIFLVGVFAVVSLFAWQTIQRQHAWEQEQREAHAHQLVDVYQSAIDSVAGTPSRVTFRQAVEVTMEQRGGPRMRWIDGQEVPSGDQRTGEQKTVARSMSSVSVTDATGTRTAYSYVPLNVDGEKSGVVEVAHPVSASDSLIRDSLYASLLSLLGVAGLSALVIYWGGVQLVGKPLDKLIEQVNRIGEGKLDQPPALTCHDELGRLAVAISQMSHRLSAQRDTIRHTDRLGTIGTLAAGVAHELGTPLNVVSGRAGLIASGKLSPEEVISSAQTIKGESERMTAIIRQLLDFARQTPSPHGKIELGEIVSRTCDLMRPLARKSSAELVLESTDRPMEIDGDASQVQQVLTNLISNAIAAMPDGGTVTVSLGSDDEADRVWVDVRDTGVGIGSENLNKVFEPFFTTKDVGEGTGLGLSIAYGIVREHGGDITVDSQPGQGTTFRVRFPRHQ, encoded by the coding sequence ATGAAACTAGCAGCAAAGCTGATTCTGATTTTTCTAGTCGGAGTATTTGCCGTCGTTTCGTTGTTCGCTTGGCAAACGATTCAGCGTCAACATGCATGGGAGCAAGAGCAGCGTGAAGCTCACGCGCACCAGTTGGTTGATGTCTATCAATCGGCAATCGATTCGGTGGCCGGCACCCCTTCACGAGTGACGTTTCGGCAAGCGGTCGAAGTGACGATGGAACAACGCGGTGGACCACGGATGCGTTGGATCGACGGTCAAGAGGTTCCGTCGGGTGATCAGAGGACGGGTGAGCAGAAGACCGTGGCCCGTTCGATGTCCAGCGTTTCGGTGACCGATGCCACGGGGACGCGGACTGCGTATTCCTACGTTCCACTGAACGTGGATGGTGAAAAATCGGGGGTGGTCGAAGTCGCGCATCCGGTGTCCGCTTCGGATTCGCTGATTCGGGATTCACTGTACGCCTCGCTGCTATCGCTGTTGGGAGTCGCGGGGTTATCCGCACTGGTGATCTATTGGGGCGGCGTTCAGTTGGTCGGTAAACCGCTGGACAAATTGATCGAACAGGTCAACCGAATCGGCGAAGGCAAACTTGATCAACCGCCAGCATTGACGTGCCATGATGAACTGGGACGGTTGGCGGTCGCGATCAGCCAGATGAGTCATCGGCTGAGTGCACAGCGTGATACGATCCGGCATACAGATCGGCTGGGGACAATCGGGACGCTGGCGGCCGGAGTGGCGCATGAGCTTGGTACGCCGCTTAATGTAGTGTCGGGACGTGCGGGATTGATCGCCAGCGGTAAGTTATCGCCAGAGGAGGTGATCTCGAGTGCGCAGACGATCAAGGGCGAATCGGAACGAATGACCGCGATCATTCGGCAGTTGCTCGATTTTGCTCGTCAAACTCCGTCACCTCATGGCAAGATCGAGCTAGGCGAAATCGTTTCGCGAACGTGTGATCTGATGCGTCCGCTTGCTCGCAAATCGTCTGCCGAACTGGTGCTCGAATCAACCGATCGGCCAATGGAAATCGATGGAGATGCGTCCCAGGTTCAACAAGTGTTGACCAATTTGATCAGCAACGCGATCGCGGCGATGCCTGATGGCGGCACCGTGACCGTGTCGCTCGGCAGCGACGATGAAGCCGATCGGGTGTGGGTCGATGTGCGAGACACCGGGGTGGGCATTGGATCCGAAAATTTAAATAAGGTCTTTGAACCTTTTTTTACGACCAAAGACGTTGGCGAAGGAACGGGGCTTGGGTTGTCGATTGCCTATGGTATTGTGCGTGAACACGGTGGAGACATCACGGTGGACAGCCAACCAGGCCAAGGCACCACGTTTCGTGTCCGCTTTCCGCGTCATCAGTAG
- a CDS encoding O-acetyl-ADP-ribose deacetylase, with protein sequence MANPLAPRIRLFLGDITTLDCDAIVTAANAALRGGGGVDGAVHRAAGPDLVRASMAQAPCPAGEARVTPGFRLSARFVIHAVGPIFRDMTEDKKTLAQTYESSLSLAAQHNVTSIAFPCISTGVYGFPADAACEIAIDTVLDWLRSNDKPDVVTFCCFSQQDHTRYKKRLGELGLAESES encoded by the coding sequence ATGGCAAACCCGCTCGCGCCCCGAATTCGGTTGTTCCTTGGGGACATCACGACGCTGGATTGTGATGCCATCGTGACCGCGGCGAATGCTGCGCTTCGTGGTGGTGGCGGTGTGGATGGTGCGGTGCATCGTGCTGCGGGTCCCGACCTGGTTCGCGCATCGATGGCACAAGCCCCTTGTCCCGCTGGTGAAGCTCGCGTCACCCCAGGATTCCGTCTATCCGCACGCTTCGTGATTCATGCGGTCGGTCCCATTTTTCGAGACATGACCGAAGACAAAAAAACACTTGCCCAAACGTATGAGTCGTCGTTGTCGCTCGCCGCGCAACACAACGTCACTTCGATTGCCTTTCCCTGTATCTCGACCGGTGTCTATGGATTTCCAGCCGACGCGGCGTGCGAGATCGCGATCGACACCGTGCTCGATTGGCTGCGGTCCAACGACAAACCAGATGTCGTGACATTTTGCTGTTTCAGCCAGCAAGACCACACGCGGTACAAGAAGCGACTAGGCGAGCTGGGGCTCGCTGAATCCGAGTCCTGA